Proteins encoded by one window of Rutidosis leptorrhynchoides isolate AG116_Rl617_1_P2 chromosome 7, CSIRO_AGI_Rlap_v1, whole genome shotgun sequence:
- the LOC139858324 gene encoding uncharacterized protein has product MVFNMIRNGKRHRFLFNLICFVLIVFVGSVHGRKLLSKDRPKPDNVAPFARWLVSESSWGVISNIAYDLGGAPFGNVVSYSDGKPNEGSGIPYFYLTALDPTARYALKDHRTSFTISEYPLGTCGKFDPENPTCAKITFTGKLNVLDAKSDEALTAKDALFAKHAEMQNWPKDHNFQVFKLDIEEIFMINFYGGPKPLTVDQYLHSVSALTANV; this is encoded by the exons ATGGTTTTCAATATGATCAGAAATGGAAAACGTCACCGTTTCCTGTTTAACTTGATTTGTTTTGTGTTAATCGTTTTTGTTGGGTCCGTTCACGGTCGTAAGTTGTTGTCAAAAGATCGACCGAAGCCTGATAATGTCGCACCCTTTGCTCGTTGGTTGGTTTCCGAAAGTTCTTGGGGCGTTATCAG TAATATTGCATATGATTTAGGTGGTGCTCCCTTTGG GAATGTGGTTTCGTATAGCGATGGTAAACCGAATGAAGGTAGTGGTATTCCGTATTTTTATTTAACAGCTTTGGATCCGACTGCACGTTATGCGCTGAAAGATCATAGAACCTCGTTTACAATAAGCGAATACCCGTTAGGAACATGTGGCAAGTTTGACCCTGAAAACCCGACTTGTGCTAAGATTACCTTCACAGGAAAG TTGAACGTGCTAGATGCAAAATCTGACGAGGCTTTGACTGCTAAAGACGCATTGTTTGCCAAACACGCTGAGATGCAAA ACTGGCCAAAGGATCATAATTTTCAGGTCTTCAAACTAGATATCGAAGAGATATTCATGATCAATTTTTACGGCGGCCCTAAACCTCTCACAGTTGATCAATATCTCCATTCTGT GAGTGCACTAACAGCTAACGTGTGA
- the LOC139858356 gene encoding CRM-domain containing factor CFM2, chloroplastic: MLLQQPSPSPTTLPNPFIFHSNFPKYLLPKTLIHSRRTSILRRASTSSSAGDTKTLPQSAIQRIADKLRSLGYVEDDSNTPPEQTLTLTTTSPGEIFVPLPNQLPKYRVGHTLDPSWSTPENPVPEPGSGNAIQRYHELRREVWKEKKEEKVKRRIEGNNECERLPTMAELKVPRDELRRLRGVGISIKKVIKIGKAGITEGIVNGIHERWRNTELVKIVCEDMCRLNMKRTHDLLEKKTGGLVVWRSGSIIILYRGADYKYPYFFVNNIKPSDASASSSMDSEGGVQESSSVITDDVASSEQTKTAQPPLIQGVGSRTRVRFQLPGEAQLADEADQLLHGLGPRFTDWYGYDPLPVDADLLPAVVPGYRKPFRLLPFGVQPKLTNDEMTILRRLGRPLPCHFALGRNRKHQGLASAILKLWEKCEIAKIAVKRGVQNTNSELMAEEIKWLTGGTLLTRDKEYIVLYRGKDFLPATVSSAIEQRRSLAVDGLARKKTPRSPDVQGNKDKEIENPATELGRMRDQKLEIAIEQRKQKSREAAIKKTSSKLSQALESKEKAEKLLEELEKGEVKQQLEVDKEGITEEERYMLRKVGLKMGPFLLLGRRGVFDGTVENMHLHWKYRELVKILSGEKSIDEIHAIARTLEAESGGILVAVERVRKGHAIIVYRGKNYKRPPNLRPQTLLNKREALKRSIEAQRRESLKLQVLKLDKSVEDLKLKLAKTEKLNIRNEESQNLQMEQEMTSLSAEYVELDSDLEVCESNCIDHDNGQVREFHGDALITTNDYDTLKASQVSPETNCEDRLGEPSMELMGNDPVEFSVSKEDMNITSDKDECELTKASAKSLTVLVERINENEEAMQLNSSTCPEAFKLEGPPSTAPSISGMKSDVTFSPANGLGVNESNGKPRRPTLLSNKERLLLRKQALKMKKRPVLAVGRSNIVSGVAKTIKTHFQKYPLAIVNIKGRAKGTSVQEVVSKLEEATGAILVSQEPSKVILYRGWGASTTQRSNHTDGQHEPSKRDDVLKPIISPELVSAIRLECGLQDKKVQESEIA, translated from the exons ATGTTGCTTCAACAACCTTCACCTTCTCCTACAACCCTCCCAAATCCCTTCATTTTTCACTCCAATTTCCCCAAATACCTTCTTCCCAAAACCCTAATTCACTCTCGCCGGACTTCCATTCTCCGCCGTGCTTCCACCTCATCCTCTGCCGGCGACACTAAAACCCTACCTCAATCCGCAATTCAACGAATTGCCGATAAGCTCCGGTCTCTAGGTTATGTTGAAGACGATAGCAATACACCACCAgaacaaaccctaaccctaactaccACCTCACCTGGTGAAATATTTGTTCCTTTACCTAATCAGTTACCAAAGTACCGGGTCGGGCACACGCTTGACCCGAGCTGGAGCACGCCGGAGAATCCGGTTCCGGAACCAGGCTCCGGTAATGCGATACAACGGTATCATGAGCTCCGGCGTGAGGTTTGGAAGGAGAAGAAAGAGGAAAAGGTGAAAAGGAGAATTGAAGGGAATAATGAGTGTGAGAGGTTGCCAACAATGGCGGAATTGAAAGTTCCGAGAGACGAGTTAAGGCGGTTGAGGGGTGTTGGGATTAGTATTAAGAAAGTGATTAAGATTGGGAAAGCTGGGATTACTGAAGGGATTGTGAATGGTATACATGAAAGGTGGAGGAACACTGAACTTGTAAAGATTGTTTGTGAGGATATGTGTAGATTGAATATGAAAAGAACTCATGATTTATTAGAG AAAAAAACCGGGGGTTTGGTTGTGTGGAGGTCCGGAAGTATTATAATATTGTACAGAGGAGCAGACTATAAGTATCCTTACTTCTTCGTTAATAACATAAAACCTAGTGATGCATCAGCAAGTTCATCTATGGATTCTGAAGGTGGTGTTCAAGAAAGCTCATCAGTTATCACAGATGATGTGGCATCCAGTGAACAGACGAAAACAGCTCAGCCACCTTTGATTCAAGGTGTTGGTTCTCGAACCAGGGTGCGGTTTCAGCTGCCTGGGGAGGCACAGCTCGCAGATGAAGCTGACCAGCTTTTGCATGGATTGGGTCCACGGTTCACCGATTGGTATGGATATGATCCCTTACCAGTTGATGCTGACCTTTTACCAGCAGTTGTTCCTGGGTACCGGAAACCATTTCGGCTCCTACCATTTGGAGTTCAACCAAAATTAACCAACGATGAGATGACTATTCTAAGAAGACTTGGGAGACCTTTACCGTGTCATTTTGCTTTAG GTCGAAATAGGAAACACCAAGGCTTGGCATCAGCAATATTAAAGCTTTGGGAGAAATGTGAAATCGCAAAGATTGCTGTTAAGAGAGGTGTACAGAATACTAACAGTGAGCTTATGGCTGAAGAAATAAAG TGGTTAACGGGAGGCACATTACTTACACGAGATAAGGAGTACATTGTTCTGTATAGAGGTAAAGATTTCTTACCGGCTACAGTTTCATCGGCTATAGAACAGAGAAGGAGCCTTGCAGTTGATGGTCTTGCAAGAAAGAAGACTCCGCGCTCGCCAGATGTGCAAGGAAATAAAGATAAGGAAATTGAAAATCCTGCTACTGAACTTGGTCGGATGAGAGACCAGAAACTAGAAATTGCTATTGAGCAAAGGAAACAAAAGTCCCGTGAAGCGGCTATAAAGAAAACTAGTTCCAAATTGTCTCAG GCATTGGAGAGCAAAGAAAAGGCAGAGAAACTTCTGGAAGAGTTGGAGAAGGGAGAGGTTAAACAACAACTGGAAGTAGATAAAGAGGGTATCACCGAAGAGGAACGCTATATGCTCAGGAAGGTTGGTTTAAAAATGGGGCCTTTTCTACTGTTGG GAAGACGGGGAGTTTTTGATGGAACGGTTGAAAATATGCATCTTCACTGGAAATATAGGGAACTTGTGAAGATATTAAGTGGTGAAAAGAGCATTGACGAGATTCATGCAATAGCAAGGACATTAGAAGCAGAAAGTGGTGGAATATTGGTGGCAGTTGAACGTGTGCGTAAAGGTCATGCAATCATTGTCTATCGGGGCAAAAACTACAAACGACCACCTAACTTAAGGCCACAAACGCTTCTTAATAAAAGAGAAGCATTAAAACGCTCCATAGAAGCTCAGCGTCGAGAG TCTTTGAAACTTCAAGTATTGAAGCTTGACAAAAGTGTTGAAGACTTGAAGCTTAAGTTG GCCAAAACTGAGAAACTCAATATACGGAATGAAGAGAGTCAAAACCTTCAGATG GAGCAGGAGATGACAAGCCTATCAGCTGAATATGTAGAACTTGACTCCGATCTTGAAGTTTGTGAGTCAAATTGTATTGATCATGACAATGGGCAG GTGAGAGAGTTTCATGGAGATGCTTTAATCACTACAAATGACTATGATACCTTAAAAGCATCACAAGTTAGTCCAGAAACCAATTGTGAAGATCGATTAGGAGAGCCTTCCATGGAACTCATGGGCAATGATCCTGTCGAGTTTAGTGTCTCTAAAGAAGACATGAACATCACAAGTGACAAAGATGAATGTGAGCTCACAAAAGCCAGTGCAAAGTCTTTGACTGTATTGGTGGAACGAATCAATGAAAATGAGGAAGCTATGCAGCTGAACTCTTCAACTTGTCCTGAGGCTTTCAAG CTAGAAGGACCACCAAGCACCGCGCCTTCTATTTCTGGCATGAAGAGTGATGTGACGTTTTCACCCGCTAATGGACTTGGAGTCAACGAGTCAAATGGGAAACCACGCCGACCCACCCTTCTGTCTAATAAAGAAAGGCTGCTTTTAAGGAAACAAGCTTTAAAGATGAAAAAGCGTCCTGTTCTAGCTGTTG GGAGAAGTAATATAGTTAGTGGAGTGGCTAAAACAATTAAAACACACTTCCAAAAATACCCCCTTGCTATTGTGAACATTAAAGGCCGAGCCAAAGGGACTTCGGTGCAAGAAGTGGTTTCAAAGTTAGAG GAAGCAACTGGTGCTATTCTCGTCTCACAAGAACCAAGTAAAGTCATTTTGTATAGGGGTTGGGGAGCTAGTACAACACAACGTTCTAATCATACTGATGGTCAACATGAACCAAGTAAACGCGATGATGTACTCAAGCCGATCATCTCTCCGGAACTCGTTTCAGCGATTAGGCTTGAATGTGGATTGCAGGATAAAAAAGTCCAAGAGAGCGAAATAGCCTAA